One Desulfonatronum sp. SC1 genomic region harbors:
- a CDS encoding thioredoxin domain-containing protein produces the protein MIKTLRLSFFVPALAFVSCWLAPQAVDARDTAGSIAPSEVRELLAAHPELVLDVLRDNPVELVEILEQAVMAKREADQRRQEQADLAMERNPEVSSDRPIRGNPDAAVTIVEYSDFLCPYCSQATETVKRLMALDQAGELRLMFKHLPLNPVSHELALAYEAAALQSHEAAWELHDRLFEQQGRLRGGAEALLQEIVAELGIDPERFTEDRKRPELVELIQADMDEARKFGFSGTPMFLVNGIPLRGAVPLSEFQRVIELAKTRDSSVSD, from the coding sequence ATGATAAAAACCTTGCGACTTTCTTTTTTCGTTCCGGCCTTGGCGTTTGTTTCCTGCTGGCTTGCCCCCCAGGCGGTTGATGCCCGGGACACGGCCGGAAGTATCGCCCCGTCCGAGGTTCGGGAGCTGCTTGCGGCCCATCCTGAACTGGTGTTGGACGTACTGCGTGACAATCCCGTCGAACTGGTGGAAATTTTGGAACAGGCCGTTATGGCCAAGCGGGAGGCGGATCAGCGTCGTCAGGAACAGGCCGACCTGGCAATGGAGCGTAATCCGGAGGTTTCTTCCGACCGTCCCATCCGGGGTAACCCGGATGCCGCGGTGACCATTGTCGAGTATTCGGATTTTCTTTGCCCGTATTGCAGTCAGGCCACTGAAACCGTCAAACGCCTGATGGCCCTGGATCAGGCCGGTGAATTGCGTCTGATGTTCAAACACCTGCCCCTGAATCCGGTTTCTCATGAATTGGCCCTGGCCTATGAGGCCGCGGCCCTGCAAAGCCATGAAGCGGCCTGGGAGCTGCATGATCGGCTTTTCGAACAACAAGGTCGGTTACGGGGCGGGGCTGAGGCCTTGCTTCAGGAGATCGTCGCCGAATTGGGTATCGATCCTGAGCGGTTCACCGAAGATCGCAAGCGTCCGGAACTGGTCGAATTGATCCAGGCTGATATGGATGAGGCCCGCAAATTCGGCTTTAGCGGCACCCCCATGTTTTTGGTCAACGGCATTCCCCTGCGCGGGGCCGTGCCGTTGTCCGAGTTTCAGCGCGTCATCGAACTGGCCAAGACGCGGGATTCGTCCGTGTCGGACTAA
- a CDS encoding response regulator: MIRQKWRGSSIGFKFASIMAFMLLLIMLTALTGALALRTTLNHVESVIIVSTDIRELTLEIDRELQYARQLERAFFQQVPQVGFSKAMESFGEPLQSRIKGVIALTNSLRGKLDDPAISQDLRDTVLHLDFYLSAAESYALTFAEAVLMVSELAREDTGRQTTLFVISDVLVERMEMLQRWDLLLLFRTAQTWQNRYLATRQRSDMQSVLNVLQAFEDRLRSDDYLPNVSRSDLLNMLRYHAHVIELILELDRQLEEKSREFELRIQALTPISEQLIFLARQEVDRAWQSIDKTRWNATMLLLAAVVCAVLLGLTSALIMHRSITRKFATLTAAADKIRDGNLRARVEVRSSDEIGRLAETFNTMAERIANLMHDLEQRAEMSRNRLFQGIESIEEGFGLFDKHGRLVTANRNVLRVFPALENTLRPGVTFEECLSVIQSSERVFLYQSDETDQSELPVDWIDRHHELFRLGVGTDEIRVAGERILRVRYSRAENGETVVLLEDVTERARMQEQRLEMERRLLHAQKLESLGVMAGGIAHDFNNLLAAMMGNMELALSMAGLEEPSRKRVEQALLAARRAADLTRQMLAYSGKGGFDVRSVVLNDLVRDNAHIFQTALGKNINFVQDLAPSLPPIRGDAGQIQQVIMNLITNASEAIGDHPGTMTLSTRLAYCGATLLGRSRLEEKPVPGWFVQLKVQDTGVGMSEDVQSKLFDPFFSTKFTGRGLGLSAVLGIVRGHRGAIIVDSTPDSGTTFLVLFPVDNAIIKNISVPEPSPTPSSSVEPRTAVSSDLEMILVVDDEEMVRDLSVEALGHLGYAVITANDGVEAIRVFQEHHQRIACVLLDMMMPNMDGVTAFTELRKIAPDVPVVLCSGYSSQEVEQRFAADRPGAFLQKPFSIEALRRAILDVLENRNQSRG, encoded by the coding sequence TTGATCCGACAAAAATGGCGCGGCTCGTCCATTGGCTTCAAGTTCGCGTCCATCATGGCCTTCATGCTGCTGTTGATCATGCTCACGGCCCTGACCGGGGCCCTCGCCTTGCGTACGACCCTGAATCATGTAGAGTCTGTGATCATCGTCAGTACGGACATCCGCGAGCTGACCCTGGAAATCGACCGGGAGTTGCAATACGCCCGCCAGCTTGAGCGGGCTTTTTTTCAGCAGGTACCCCAAGTCGGTTTTTCCAAAGCCATGGAGTCTTTCGGGGAACCGCTGCAATCTCGGATCAAGGGCGTGATCGCCCTGACCAACAGCTTGCGCGGCAAGCTTGACGATCCGGCCATCAGTCAGGACTTGCGGGACACGGTTCTGCACCTGGACTTTTATCTTTCCGCGGCCGAAAGCTACGCCCTGACTTTTGCTGAAGCCGTGTTGATGGTTTCGGAATTGGCCAGGGAGGACACCGGACGCCAAACCACGCTGTTCGTGATCAGCGACGTGCTGGTGGAGCGGATGGAAATGCTTCAGCGCTGGGATCTGCTTCTGCTGTTCCGTACAGCCCAGACTTGGCAGAACCGCTATCTGGCCACCCGCCAACGTTCGGACATGCAGTCCGTTCTGAACGTGCTGCAAGCCTTTGAAGATCGTTTGCGGAGCGACGATTATCTGCCGAACGTCAGTCGTTCGGACCTGTTGAACATGCTCCGCTATCACGCGCATGTTATTGAACTGATTCTGGAACTGGATCGACAGCTGGAGGAAAAGTCCCGTGAGTTCGAACTCCGTATTCAGGCCTTGACGCCAATTTCCGAACAACTGATTTTCTTGGCCCGACAAGAGGTGGATCGGGCCTGGCAAAGTATCGACAAGACCCGCTGGAACGCCACCATGCTTTTGCTCGCGGCCGTGGTCTGCGCCGTTCTCTTGGGACTGACATCGGCCCTGATCATGCACCGTTCCATCACCCGCAAGTTCGCGACTCTGACCGCGGCGGCGGACAAAATCCGGGACGGCAATCTTCGGGCCCGGGTCGAGGTGCGCTCCAGCGACGAGATTGGCAGATTGGCCGAGACCTTCAACACCATGGCCGAGAGAATCGCGAATCTGATGCACGACCTGGAGCAGCGCGCTGAAATGAGCCGAAACCGGCTGTTCCAGGGCATCGAGTCCATTGAGGAAGGGTTTGGCCTGTTCGATAAGCATGGTCGTCTGGTAACCGCGAACCGGAATGTGCTTCGGGTGTTTCCGGCCTTGGAGAACACTCTGCGCCCCGGGGTGACGTTTGAGGAATGTTTGTCCGTCATCCAGTCAAGTGAGAGGGTTTTTTTGTATCAATCCGACGAGACGGATCAGTCCGAGCTTCCCGTGGACTGGATCGACCGGCACCATGAACTATTCCGGCTCGGGGTGGGTACGGATGAAATCCGCGTGGCCGGGGAGCGAATCCTGCGGGTCCGCTATTCCCGTGCGGAGAACGGGGAAACCGTGGTTTTGCTGGAAGATGTCACCGAGCGTGCCCGGATGCAGGAGCAACGCCTGGAGATGGAACGGCGGCTGCTTCATGCCCAGAAGCTGGAGAGCCTGGGAGTCATGGCCGGTGGTATCGCCCATGATTTTAATAACCTTCTCGCGGCCATGATGGGCAACATGGAACTGGCTCTGTCCATGGCCGGATTGGAGGAACCGAGCCGCAAGCGCGTGGAACAGGCACTCTTGGCCGCCCGGCGGGCCGCGGACCTGACCCGTCAGATGCTGGCCTATTCCGGCAAGGGCGGGTTCGATGTCCGTTCCGTGGTGCTTAACGACCTGGTTCGGGACAACGCCCATATTTTTCAAACCGCCCTGGGCAAGAATATTAACTTCGTCCAGGACCTGGCTCCGTCCCTGCCTCCGATCCGGGGCGATGCCGGGCAGATCCAGCAGGTGATCATGAACCTGATTACCAACGCCTCGGAAGCCATTGGCGACCATCCCGGAACCATGACCCTCTCTACCCGGCTGGCGTATTGCGGCGCGACGCTTCTGGGCCGTTCCCGGCTCGAGGAAAAGCCCGTGCCTGGCTGGTTCGTCCAGCTGAAGGTTCAGGATACGGGTGTGGGGATGAGCGAGGATGTCCAGTCCAAACTGTTCGATCCGTTCTTCAGTACCAAATTCACCGGGCGCGGGTTGGGGCTCTCCGCGGTCCTGGGCATCGTGCGCGGTCATCGTGGGGCGATCATTGTGGACAGCACTCCGGATTCGGGGACCACGTTTCTGGTGCTTTTTCCGGTGGACAACGCAATAATAAAGAACATCTCGGTTCCGGAACCGTCGCCTACTCCGAGTTCGTCCGTCGAGCCTCGGACGGCCGTTTCCTCGGATCTGGAAATGATCCTGGTCGTGGACGACGAGGAAATGGTCCGGGATCTCTCGGTTGAAGCCTTGGGGCATCTTGGCTATGCGGTGATCACGGCCAATGACGGCGTCGAGGCAATCCGGGTTTTTCAGGAGCACCATCAACGGATCGCCTGCGTGCTCCTGGATATGATGATGCCGAATATGGACGGGGTCACGGCGTTCACGGAATTGCGCAAGATCGCGCCGGACGTTCCAGTGGTCCTGTGCAGTGGATACAGCTCTCAGGAAGTGGAGCAGCGCTTCGCCGCCGACCGTCCGGGGGCTTTTTTGCAAAAACCGTTCAGCATCGAGGCGTTACGGCGGGCGATTCTCGACGTGCTGGAAAACCGTAACCAATCACGAGGATGA
- a CDS encoding branched-chain amino acid ABC transporter substrate-binding protein: MTTNPFHFRMTRLVLGLLLGIMAAATSGCAPETATRSACRDALGCVWVEPGEAVKIVSLQTFSGPLAMVSEEHVRTLKMRVAERGGPYGWPVTVLREDEQCSAAGGLVAAQKIATDPNVVAVHGPNCSSAAIPAARVLSEAGLVMVSGTATAPSLTSRNGKRGEHNHPGFFRTAANDQFQGVAAASFAFDFLGLRRVAAVHDQSPYAEGLAETFLAAFLAKGGKAVFADAVARGDRNMRPVAQAMAGSHPELLFLPIFSPEAEYLIRSVQAEPELSNLILLSADSIFNQPFIQGCGDVCRNMLFIAPDQVRSPAYTAFLDHYVEIHSRGPVGYFHAHGYDAASILLRALEQSSFPEPDGSLRIERQRIRDSLYELRRFPGLTGALSCDAFGDCGVPRFKLVRLEASMDFEQALRNTLAVYAP, translated from the coding sequence ATGACGACAAATCCCTTCCATTTCCGGATGACGCGTCTTGTCCTGGGGCTGCTGCTCGGGATCATGGCCGCGGCCACCTCGGGCTGCGCTCCGGAGACCGCGACGCGGTCGGCATGCCGGGACGCCTTGGGTTGCGTTTGGGTCGAGCCGGGCGAAGCGGTGAAAATCGTCAGTTTGCAGACCTTCAGCGGCCCACTGGCGATGGTCAGCGAAGAGCATGTACGGACCTTGAAAATGCGTGTCGCCGAACGCGGGGGGCCGTACGGTTGGCCTGTGACCGTCCTGCGCGAGGACGAGCAGTGTTCCGCTGCCGGCGGACTGGTGGCGGCCCAAAAGATTGCAACGGATCCGAACGTGGTCGCGGTTCACGGTCCGAACTGCTCCAGCGCGGCGATCCCAGCGGCCCGGGTTCTCTCCGAAGCGGGTCTGGTCATGGTCTCCGGGACCGCCACGGCCCCTTCCCTGACCTCCCGGAACGGCAAACGAGGTGAGCATAATCACCCGGGGTTTTTTCGAACCGCGGCCAACGACCAGTTTCAAGGGGTGGCCGCGGCCTCCTTTGCTTTTGACTTTCTGGGACTGCGTAGAGTTGCCGCTGTTCATGACCAGAGCCCGTACGCTGAGGGCTTGGCCGAGACGTTCCTTGCCGCCTTTCTAGCAAAAGGCGGCAAGGCGGTCTTCGCCGACGCCGTAGCTCGTGGAGACCGCAATATGCGGCCCGTGGCCCAGGCCATGGCCGGATCTCATCCGGAACTACTTTTTCTGCCGATTTTTTCCCCGGAGGCTGAATATCTGATTCGCTCCGTCCAGGCCGAGCCGGAACTATCCAATCTGATTCTGCTCAGCGCGGATTCCATCTTCAACCAACCATTCATTCAGGGCTGTGGCGACGTCTGTCGGAACATGCTCTTCATCGCCCCGGACCAGGTCCGGAGTCCGGCCTACACCGCGTTTCTGGATCATTATGTTGAAATTCACAGTAGGGGCCCGGTGGGCTACTTTCATGCCCACGGCTACGACGCCGCGTCCATCCTTCTCCGCGCCCTGGAACAGTCATCTTTTCCGGAGCCGGACGGCTCCCTGCGCATCGAACGGCAGCGTATTCGAGACTCTTTGTACGAACTGCGCCGCTTTCCAGGGCTGACCGGGGCGCTGAGCTGCGACGCCTTCGGCGACTGCGGTGTTCCGCGTTTCAAACTGGTTCGTCTCGAAGCGTCCATGGATTTCGAACAAGCGCTGCGCAACACCCTGGCAGTTTATGCCCCCTGA
- a CDS encoding GDP-mannose 4,6-dehydratase produces MPNKQKKALIMGISGQDGAYLTKLLLDKGYQVFGTSRDVQMSSFANLRRLEVLDRVTLYSVAVNDFRSVLQAIIRSDPDEIYNLAGQSSVGLSFEQPMETFESISVGVINLLEAIRFFERPVRLYNAGSSECFGNTQGVPANEETSFRPRSPYAVAKSAAFWEVANYREAYGLYACSGILFNHESPLRPERFVTQKIVAAACRIAGEGGGELSLGNIDVQRDWGWAPEYVEAMWLMLQQDAPDDYVIATGQTFSLEDFTRLVFERLNLDWTRHVRTNPEFIRPTDIMISRADPTKAARELGWRARFAMPDVARMMVEARVKG; encoded by the coding sequence ATGCCGAACAAACAAAAAAAAGCCCTGATCATGGGCATCTCCGGGCAGGACGGGGCTTATTTGACCAAGCTGCTGTTGGACAAGGGCTACCAGGTTTTTGGTACGTCCCGGGACGTGCAGATGTCCTCGTTCGCGAACTTGCGGCGGCTGGAGGTGCTGGACCGGGTTACGCTGTATTCCGTGGCCGTGAATGATTTTCGCAGCGTGTTGCAGGCCATTATCCGCTCCGATCCGGACGAAATCTACAATCTGGCCGGACAGAGTTCCGTGGGGCTGTCCTTTGAACAGCCCATGGAAACCTTCGAAAGCATCAGCGTCGGGGTGATCAATCTACTGGAGGCGATTCGCTTTTTTGAACGACCGGTGCGGTTGTACAACGCCGGGTCCAGCGAATGCTTCGGGAACACCCAGGGGGTGCCCGCCAACGAAGAGACCTCCTTCCGGCCGCGCAGCCCCTACGCCGTGGCCAAGTCAGCGGCGTTCTGGGAAGTGGCCAATTATCGAGAAGCCTACGGCCTGTACGCCTGCTCCGGAATCCTCTTCAACCACGAGTCCCCCCTGCGTCCGGAACGTTTCGTGACCCAGAAGATCGTGGCCGCCGCCTGCCGGATCGCCGGGGAGGGCGGCGGCGAATTGTCGTTGGGCAACATCGACGTCCAGCGGGACTGGGGCTGGGCCCCGGAGTACGTGGAAGCCATGTGGCTGATGCTCCAGCAGGACGCCCCGGACGACTACGTGATCGCCACCGGCCAGACCTTCAGTCTGGAAGACTTCACGCGCTTGGTTTTCGAGCGCCTGAACCTGGACTGGACCCGGCACGTGCGCACCAACCCCGAGTTCATCCGCCCCACGGACATCATGATAAGCCGCGCTGACCCGACCAAGGCCGCGCGAGAGTTAGGATGGCGCGCCAGGTTCGCCATGCCGGACGTGGCTCGGATGATGGTCGAGGCGAGGGTGAAGGGGTAG
- a CDS encoding glycosyltransferase, with protein sequence MQTTPIKRTIAIVIPWFGKDLKGGAEQQAWQMATRLAARGHGVEVLTTCGRSFQDHWAENHYPEGIIREDGLVIRRFALRRSSFHDFNALNGHLLRLDRDMLKPGVSPVPGNAAEVFATDSVNAQGLLDHLRGPGQNYAAVVFLPYLYGPILNGLPLVAERAFLMPCLHDEAYAYLPQVERIFRKARGILYLSAGEKALAERLYGPGIVSKGVLVGAGVELDAPHAGKDTNRVLDQTGEAFVLCLGRRDVHKNTDFLVQAHQAFRARHPESRLRLVLAGPGDHSYDDREHGVVDLGLVGEEDKALLLAKCRALFHPSENESYSRVIMEAWFSERPVAAHGRCLATATVVRQSGGGWLAQAPDQWADLFAAVEKATEAELSALGRLGQAHAREHASWERVVDRYEQALGLTSATSESLAGIQPSRGEARTTGRAVHQIVAGFRLGDAISNYARAIRDQLLARGFASEIFLPGQHLDPAARHLAHPFQDGCIKPGDGLIYHHSIGSDLTPFAADHNGPKCLIYHNITPAHFYEPYSDARVSLLEGGRAELGDLAARFPLSLGVSAYNAQELAQAGFQNPDVLPLIVDPAQWNTPPDPILMARFQDGRTNILFVGRVAPNKRQDRLIRAFAAYRTLDPFARLIFVGGFDPADPYYVSLTWMADKFGLGDNVLFLGSIPDPGLQSCYRTAHLFWSMSEHEGFGVPLIEAMWFNVPVLAFASSAVPETMGEAGAAFHRVDDYPRLAALARVLIQDADVRHRVIQSQKARREAFVAHRFHDRFQVVLDRLGLE encoded by the coding sequence GTGCAGACTACTCCCATAAAACGAACCATCGCCATCGTCATTCCCTGGTTCGGCAAGGACCTCAAGGGCGGGGCCGAACAGCAGGCCTGGCAAATGGCCACCCGGCTGGCGGCCCGAGGCCACGGCGTCGAGGTGCTGACCACCTGCGGGCGCTCCTTTCAGGACCATTGGGCCGAGAACCATTACCCCGAAGGCATAATCCGGGAGGATGGCCTGGTGATCCGCCGGTTCGCCCTGCGCCGGAGTTCCTTCCACGACTTCAACGCCCTGAACGGGCATTTGCTGCGTCTGGACCGGGACATGCTCAAGCCCGGAGTCAGTCCGGTACCGGGCAACGCGGCCGAGGTCTTTGCCACGGACAGCGTCAACGCGCAGGGCTTGCTGGATCATCTGCGCGGCCCTGGCCAAAACTACGCCGCCGTGGTCTTTCTACCCTATCTTTACGGGCCGATTTTGAACGGCCTGCCGCTGGTGGCGGAGCGGGCCTTTCTGATGCCCTGCCTGCACGACGAGGCCTACGCCTATCTGCCCCAGGTGGAGCGGATATTCCGCAAAGCCCGGGGCATTTTGTACCTGTCCGCCGGGGAGAAAGCCCTGGCCGAGCGGCTGTACGGTCCAGGGATCGTTTCCAAGGGCGTGCTGGTGGGCGCGGGGGTGGAGCTGGACGCTCCGCATGCCGGGAAAGACACGAATCGCGTTCTGGATCAGACCGGCGAGGCCTTTGTGCTCTGCCTGGGCCGAAGGGATGTGCACAAGAACACGGACTTTCTGGTTCAGGCGCATCAGGCGTTTCGCGCCCGGCACCCGGAGTCCCGGTTGCGATTGGTCCTGGCCGGACCGGGGGACCATTCCTACGACGACCGGGAGCACGGCGTGGTGGATCTGGGGCTGGTTGGGGAGGAGGACAAAGCCTTGCTCCTGGCCAAATGCCGGGCCTTGTTTCATCCCAGCGAGAACGAAAGTTATTCACGGGTGATCATGGAAGCCTGGTTCAGTGAGCGCCCGGTGGCGGCCCATGGACGCTGTCTGGCCACGGCCACGGTGGTCCGCCAGAGCGGCGGCGGATGGCTGGCACAGGCTCCGGATCAGTGGGCTGATCTGTTCGCCGCGGTGGAGAAGGCTACTGAAGCGGAACTGAGCGCCCTGGGACGGTTGGGGCAAGCCCATGCCCGGGAACACGCCTCCTGGGAGCGCGTGGTGGACCGTTATGAACAGGCCCTGGGGCTGACTTCAGCCACGTCCGAGTCTTTGGCCGGGATTCAGCCAAGCCGTGGCGAAGCGCGAACCACGGGGCGGGCCGTGCACCAGATCGTGGCCGGTTTTCGCCTGGGCGACGCCATTTCCAACTACGCCCGGGCCATCCGGGACCAGCTTCTGGCCCGCGGTTTCGCTTCGGAAATTTTTCTGCCGGGCCAGCACCTGGACCCCGCGGCCCGGCATCTGGCCCATCCCTTTCAGGACGGCTGCATCAAGCCTGGGGACGGACTGATCTACCACCATTCCATCGGCTCGGACCTGACGCCCTTTGCCGCGGATCACAACGGACCCAAGTGCCTGATCTACCACAACATCACCCCGGCGCACTTTTACGAGCCCTACAGCGACGCCCGGGTCAGCCTGTTGGAAGGCGGCCGGGCCGAGCTTGGAGACCTGGCTGCCCGGTTTCCACTCAGCCTGGGCGTGTCGGCCTATAACGCCCAGGAACTGGCCCAGGCCGGTTTCCAAAACCCGGACGTGCTGCCGCTGATCGTGGACCCCGCCCAGTGGAACACCCCGCCGGACCCGATCCTGATGGCTAGGTTCCAGGACGGGCGGACCAATATCCTGTTCGTGGGCCGGGTGGCCCCGAACAAGCGCCAGGATCGGCTGATCCGGGCCTTTGCCGCGTATCGGACCCTGGACCCGTTCGCTCGGCTGATCTTCGTGGGCGGCTTTGACCCGGCGGACCCGTATTACGTCAGCCTGACCTGGATGGCGGACAAGTTCGGCCTGGGGGACAACGTGCTTTTTCTGGGCAGCATCCCGGACCCGGGCTTGCAGTCCTGCTACCGCACGGCCCATCTGTTCTGGTCCATGAGCGAGCACGAGGGCTTCGGGGTGCCGCTGATCGAAGCCATGTGGTTCAACGTCCCGGTCCTGGCGTTCGCCTCGTCCGCTGTCCCGGAAACCATGGGCGAGGCCGGCGCCGCGTTCCATCGGGTGGACGACTATCCCCGGTTGGCCGCCCTGGCCCGAGTGCTGATCCAGGATGCAGACGTCCGCCACCGGGTGATTCAGTCCCAAAAGGCCCGGCGTGAAGCCTTCGTGGCCCATCGGTTTCATGATCGGTTCCAGGTGGTTTTGGATCGATTGGGATTGGAGTGA
- a CDS encoding glycosyltransferase family 2 protein has product MTELSVVVPLYNEEGNVVELHREIKDVCEANGYTYEIILVDDGSEDETLKRAKECSPAKIIRFRRNFGQTAAFDAGIKQSRYRYIVTMDGDRQNDPRDIPRMIAFLEEHDYDVVSGWRKNRKDNFSKRFFSNGAKMLRDVLVKDRIHDSGCALKVYRRECFENINLFGEMHRFIPALLKIKGFTVGEVEVNHRPRVAGVSKYNWKRAMKGFVDMVSVWFWNKYAVRPLHLLGGAGMVMLGIGLIFSLYTVILFLKGQNLSNTVWPLLSAFSVITGLQLFVSGLLADMMSKLYYEKSKDKSYIIREVIER; this is encoded by the coding sequence ATGACGGAATTATCGGTCGTCGTCCCTTTGTACAACGAAGAGGGCAACGTGGTGGAGCTGCATCGGGAAATCAAGGATGTCTGCGAAGCCAACGGCTATACGTATGAAATCATCCTGGTGGACGACGGCTCCGAGGATGAGACGCTGAAGCGGGCCAAGGAGTGTTCTCCGGCGAAAATCATCCGGTTTCGCCGCAACTTCGGACAGACCGCCGCGTTCGACGCCGGGATCAAGCAGTCCCGATACCGGTACATCGTAACCATGGACGGCGACCGCCAAAACGACCCACGGGACATCCCCCGGATGATCGCCTTTTTGGAAGAGCACGATTACGATGTGGTTTCGGGGTGGCGCAAAAACCGGAAAGATAATTTTTCCAAGCGGTTCTTTTCCAATGGGGCCAAGATGCTCCGGGACGTGCTGGTCAAGGACAGGATTCACGACAGCGGCTGCGCCCTGAAGGTCTATCGACGGGAGTGCTTCGAGAACATCAACCTGTTCGGCGAGATGCACCGCTTCATTCCGGCCCTGCTGAAGATCAAGGGCTTCACCGTGGGCGAGGTGGAGGTCAATCATCGACCCCGTGTCGCCGGGGTCTCCAAGTACAACTGGAAACGGGCCATGAAGGGCTTCGTGGACATGGTTTCCGTGTGGTTTTGGAACAAATACGCGGTCCGGCCCCTGCACCTGCTGGGCGGAGCCGGAATGGTCATGCTGGGTATCGGACTGATCTTCTCGTTGTATACGGTGATCTTGTTCCTGAAGGGGCAGAACCTGTCCAACACGGTTTGGCCGCTTTTGTCCGCCTTTTCAGTGATCACCGGATTGCAACTCTTTGTCAGCGGCCTCCTCGCGGACATGATGTCCAAGCTGTACTATGAGAAATCCAAGGACAAATCTTACATTATTCGTGAAGTTATTGAAAGATAA
- a CDS encoding glutamine--tRNA ligase/YqeY domain fusion protein yields the protein MTSATTAIAPNFIKTIVEEDLRAGKNDGRVTTRFPPEPNGYLHIGHAKSICLNFGLAREFGGACHLRFDDTNPIKEDVEYVESIKRDVRWLGFDWGDNLFYASDYFDRLYDYAQELIRRGKAYVCSLSAEDIRAYRGTLTEPGRNSPYRDRTVAENLDLFARMRAGEFEDGKHVLRAKIDMASPNVSLRDPVIYRIKKAVHHRTGDAWCIYPMYDFAHCLSDSIEGITHSICTLEFENNRPLYHWFLDALETPCHPEQIEFARLNLSYTVLSKRKLIQLVQDKAVSGWDDPRMPTITGLRRRGVPPEALRIFCDRIGVARADSLVDISMLEHCIREVLNARAPRVMAVLRPLKVVITNYPEDQIDELEAPLHPESPEMGTRMLPFGRELYIEQDDFMEEPPKKFYRLAPGREVRLRYGYYITCREVIKNSLGEVMELHCTYDPASRGGGTPDARKVKATLHWVCAKTAKRAKVRIYDHLFTTPNPNEAPEGKDFRHNLNPNSLEVLESCLVEPHLAAAETGSRWQFERLGYFSVDPVDSTPEELIFNRIISLRDTWAKVQAAEGKRIW from the coding sequence ATGACGAGCGCCACCACAGCCATAGCTCCCAATTTCATCAAGACCATCGTCGAGGAAGACCTTCGGGCCGGAAAGAACGACGGCCGTGTGACGACTCGATTTCCCCCGGAGCCCAACGGATATCTGCATATCGGTCACGCCAAGTCCATCTGCCTGAACTTCGGTCTGGCCCGTGAGTTCGGCGGAGCCTGCCACCTGCGCTTCGATGACACCAATCCGATCAAGGAAGACGTGGAGTACGTGGAGTCCATCAAGCGCGACGTACGCTGGCTGGGCTTCGACTGGGGCGACAACCTGTTCTACGCTTCGGACTATTTCGATCGGCTTTACGACTACGCCCAGGAACTGATCCGTCGGGGCAAGGCCTACGTGTGCAGCCTGAGCGCCGAGGATATCCGGGCCTACCGCGGCACCCTGACCGAGCCGGGCCGGAACAGCCCGTATCGCGACCGAACCGTTGCGGAGAATCTGGATCTCTTCGCCCGGATGCGGGCCGGGGAATTCGAGGACGGCAAGCATGTGCTCCGGGCAAAAATCGACATGGCTTCGCCCAACGTCAGTCTGCGCGATCCGGTGATCTACCGGATCAAGAAGGCCGTCCATCACCGGACCGGGGACGCCTGGTGCATCTATCCCATGTATGACTTCGCCCACTGCCTGTCCGACTCCATCGAGGGCATTACCCACTCCATCTGCACCCTTGAGTTCGAAAACAACCGCCCTTTGTACCACTGGTTCCTGGACGCCCTGGAAACCCCGTGTCATCCTGAGCAGATTGAATTCGCCCGACTGAATCTGAGCTACACCGTGCTCAGCAAACGCAAGCTGATCCAACTCGTCCAGGACAAGGCCGTGTCCGGCTGGGACGACCCGCGAATGCCCACAATCACCGGCCTGCGACGGCGGGGCGTACCTCCGGAGGCGCTGCGGATCTTCTGCGACCGGATCGGCGTGGCCCGGGCCGACTCTCTGGTGGACATCTCCATGCTGGAGCATTGCATCAGGGAGGTGCTCAACGCCCGTGCTCCGCGGGTGATGGCCGTGCTTCGCCCCCTGAAGGTGGTGATCACAAATTACCCGGAGGACCAGATAGACGAGCTGGAAGCCCCTTTGCATCCGGAGAGTCCGGAGATGGGAACGCGCATGCTGCCCTTTGGCCGGGAGCTGTACATTGAGCAAGACGACTTCATGGAGGAGCCGCCCAAGAAATTTTATCGGCTGGCTCCGGGCCGGGAAGTCCGGCTGCGCTACGGGTATTACATCACCTGCCGGGAAGTGATTAAAAACAGCCTGGGCGAGGTGATGGAACTGCACTGCACCTACGACCCGGCCTCCCGAGGCGGAGGCACGCCGGACGCGCGCAAGGTCAAGGCCACCCTGCATTGGGTCTGCGCCAAGACAGCCAAACGGGCCAAGGTTCGGATCTACGACCATCTCTTCACCACTCCCAATCCCAACGAAGCCCCGGAAGGCAAGGACTTCCGCCACAATCTCAACCCCAATTCCCTGGAGGTTCTGGAGAGCTGCCTGGTGGAACCGCATCTGGCCGCGGCGGAGACGGGCAGCCGCTGGCAGTTCGAGCGGCTGGGGTATTTCAGCGTGGATCCGGTGGACAGCACTCCGGAGGAATTGATCTTCAACCGGATCATCTCCCTGCGTGACACCTGGGCCAAAGTTCAGGCCGCGGAGGGCAAAAGAATCTGGTAA